In Oncorhynchus nerka isolate Pitt River linkage group LG26, Oner_Uvic_2.0, whole genome shotgun sequence, one DNA window encodes the following:
- the LOC135564745 gene encoding immunoglobulin lambda-1 light chain-like has translation MLGTLCTLITALTCVSGVTVVTQKPPVVTVRKGETASLDCNLGTVDNSAHWYKQVPGGVPQYVLQWYYYNWTSVKYGSGFSSPKFTSNHQSISDYSLIINNVEEEDSAVYYCKTKDYYVGEWAFGPGTKLIVTDGDLATPAVTLFPPSTEDLKSSRATLVCLTSDLSQRSKGLADVSWMSSGESVTEDVSTSPAEQQPDNTFRISSYLTIQTADWDRDVVFTCKVSLGSTFSEKEIRKTSCSL, from the exons ATGCTGGGGACACTCTGCACTCTCATCACTGCTCTAACAT GTGtcagtggtgtgactgtggtgacACAGAAGCCTCCTGTTGTGACGGTGAGGAAAGGAGAGACGGCCTCTCTGGACTGTAACCTGGGGACTGTTGATAATAGTGCTCATTGGTATAAACAGGTTCCAGGAGGAGTTCCTCAGTATGTTTTACAGTGGTACTACTACAATTGGACCTCTGTAAAATATGGTTCTGGTTTCTCCTCTCCTAAATTCACATCTAATCATCAGTCTATATCTGATTATAGTTTGATTATTAACAATGTGGAGGAGGAAGACTCAGCAGTGTATTACTGTAAAACAAAAGACTACTATGTTGGCGAGTGGGC ATTCGGACCAGGAACCAAGCTCATTGTTACTG ATGGAGATCTGGCTACACCTGCTGTGACTCTGTTCCCTCCATCCACTGAAGACCTCAAGTCCAGCAGAGCAACACTGGTGTGTCTGACTAGTGACCTGTCTCAGAGATCCAAGGGGTTGGCAGATGTCAGCTGGATGTCTAGTGGTGAATCAGTGACAGAAGATGTTTCTACCAGCCCTGCTGAGCAGCAACCAGACAACACCTTCAGGATCAGCAGCTATCTGACCATTCAGActgcagactgggacagggacgtGGTGTTCACATGTAAAGTGTCGTTGGGGTCAACATTCTCTGAGAAAGAGATCAGAAAGACTAGTTGTAGTCTGTAA